Proteins from one Belonocnema kinseyi isolate 2016_QV_RU_SX_M_011 chromosome 8, B_treatae_v1, whole genome shotgun sequence genomic window:
- the LOC117179135 gene encoding speckle-type POZ protein-like isoform X2 → MAQDQLAIIGPNVKDTSPYCKDTLQIHVLKNNHCNEKPFLHYSKRFQTEMKEKQENHVKIEDIEANIFQEFLRYVYTNTVNDLNTHAEELYAAADKYDLPKLKSICIDELSRSLNSENAIHMFLFSDENNVTILKDRTMEFIKKHMNLIFQTEGYKSLCQSPKAYFIQEIFQATFDYLNALIYS, encoded by the exons ATGGCCCAGGATCAACTAGCAATTATTGGCCCAAACGTCAAGGATACCTCTCCATACTGCAAAGATACTCTCCAAATTCatgtattgaaaaataatcattgtaATGAGAAACCATTTCTACATTACTCAA AGAGGTTTCAAACTGAGATGAAAGAAAAGCAAGAAAATCATGTGAAAATCGAGGATATAGAAGCAAacatatttcaggaatttttacgATACGTTTACACAAACACGGTTAATGACTTAAATACGCACGCCGAGGAACTGTACGCAGCAGCAGATAAATACGATTTACCAAAACTTAAGTCAATATGCATTGATGAATTGTCTAGATCGTTAAATTCTGAAAATGCAATacatatgtttttattttctgatgaaaaCAACGTAACAATCTTAAAAGATAGAACAATGGAATTTATAAAGAAACACATGAATCTTATTTTTCAAACGGAAGGTTACAAATCATTATGTCAATCTCCAAAAGCATATTTCATTCAGGAAATCTTCCAAGCTACATTTGATTATCTTAATGCGTTAATATACTCGTAG
- the LOC117179135 gene encoding speckle-type POZ protein-like isoform X1: MAQDQLAIIGPNVKDTSPYCKDTLQIHVLKNNHCNEKPFLHYSSEFSLIDDARIRCKPRMIYHSVAYFFEIEFTTSVPTAYQYEISLYYFDKLSKLRFSNILNAENIRNCHNTFRLRCKGVFVKNVVGEYDNIFNGKIILCSKICRKDSLYVLQQKPALLHSSQITDCSLLFENTALSNLTISVKDREFRVHKEILAAKSPVFLERFQTEMKEKQENHVKIEDIEANIFQEFLRYVYTNTVNDLNTHAEELYAAADKYDLPKLKSICIDELSRSLNSENAIHMFLFSDENNVTILKDRTMEFIKKHMNLIFQTEGYKSLCQSPKAYFIQEIFQATFDYLNALIYS, translated from the coding sequence ATGGCCCAGGATCAACTAGCAATTATTGGCCCAAACGTCAAGGATACCTCTCCATACTGCAAAGATACTCTCCAAATTCatgtattgaaaaataatcattgtaATGAGAAACCATTTCTACATTACTCAAGTGAGTTTTCTCTAATAGACGATGCAAGGATAAGGTGCAAACCTCGAATGATTTATCACTCGGttgcttatttttttgaaatagaatttactACATCAGTCCCAACAGCATATCAATATGAAATATCACTATACTACTTTGACAAATTAAGTAAACTAAGATTCTCTAACATTTTAAATGCAGAAAATATTAGAAACTGCCATAATACATTTAGATTACGATGCAAAGGTGTTTTTGTGAAGAATGTTGTAGGCGAATATGACAATATATTTAATGGGAAAATCATTCTTTGCAGTAAGATTTGTAGGAAAGATTCCTTGTACGTTTTGCAGCAAAAACCTGCGCTTCTACATTCTTCACAAATAACCGATTGTTCTCTACTCTTTGAGAACACAGCCCTTTCTAATCTTACAATCTCTGTTAAAGATAGAGAATTTAGAGTTCATAAAGAGATTCTCGCTGCTAAATCCCCAGTTTTTCTAGAGAGGTTTCAAACTGAGATGAAAGAAAAGCAAGAAAATCATGTGAAAATCGAGGATATAGAAGCAAacatatttcaggaatttttacgATACGTTTACACAAACACGGTTAATGACTTAAATACGCACGCCGAGGAACTGTACGCAGCAGCAGATAAATACGATTTACCAAAACTTAAGTCAATATGCATTGATGAATTGTCTAGATCGTTAAATTCTGAAAATGCAATacatatgtttttattttctgatgaaaaCAACGTAACAATCTTAAAAGATAGAACAATGGAATTTATAAAGAAACACATGAATCTTATTTTTCAAACGGAAGGTTACAAATCATTATGTCAATCTCCAAAAGCATATTTCATTCAGGAAATCTTCCAAGCTACATTTGATTATCTTAATGCGTTAATATACTCGTAG